A section of the Girardinichthys multiradiatus isolate DD_20200921_A chromosome 5, DD_fGirMul_XY1, whole genome shotgun sequence genome encodes:
- the ccr7 gene encoding C-C chemokine receptor type 7 isoform X1, whose amino-acid sequence MTTAGDHQSLLPTVITKIIKITLSENLENSTVLDDVDYSSPSQDYSDFPVVCEKESNRQFRRLFMPFFYTIICLLGVAGNLLVIATVFYFKRLKNMTDVYLLNLSFADLLFALSLPFWVANSMAEWMLGLFVCKAMHTVYKVSFYSSMFLLSLISIDRYFAIAKAISTHGLRSKAVFLSKLSSTAAWVLALICSLPEMLYTNISNNTCSPFSTNNNQLRVGFQASQIVLGFFVPLLVMSFCYTCIIQTLCQARSFERNKAIKVILTVVVVFMVSQVPYNIFLFWTTVIIGTGGTANCKYDNSLLLATDITQYVAFLRCCLNPFVYAFIGVKFRHDVLKLLKDFGCMSQERFYRYTCGRRRSSAGFDTETTTSFAPKGVNFSFKELAME is encoded by the exons ATGACTACTGCCGGCG atcaCCAAAGCCTTCTACCAACTGTGATTACAAAGATCATTAAAATAACG TTGTCTGAGAATCTAGAAAATTCCACAGTCTTGGATGATGTCGATTACTCATCTCCCTCACAGGATTACTCTGATTTTCCTGTGGTTTGCGAGAAAGAGTCAAACCGGCAGTTTCGGCGCCTGTTTATGCCTTTCTTCTACACCATTATCTGCTTGCTGGGGGTGGCTGGAAACCTGCTAGTCATTGCCACCGTCTTCTACTTCAAGCGCCTCAAGAACATGACGGATGTGTACCTGCTCAACTTGTCCTTTGCTGACTTGCTCTTTGCTCTCTCGCTCCCCTTCTGGGTGGCCAACTCTATGGCGGAGTGGATGCTGGGGCTGTTTGTGTGCAAAGCCATGCACACCGTCTACAAGGTCAGCTTCTACAGCAGCATGTTCCTCCTCTCGCTCATCAGCATCGACCGCTACTTTGCCATCGCCAAGGCCATCTCCACCCACGGCCTTCGCTCAAAGGCTGTCTTTTTGAGCAAGTTGTCCTCCACTGCTGCTTGGGTGCTAGCGCTGATCTGCTCCCTGCCAGAAATGTTGTACACCAACATCAGCAACAACACCTGCTCTCCATTCTCCACCAACAACAACCAGCTACGAGTTGGCTTCCAGGCCAGCCAGATCGTGTTGGGTTTCTTTGTTCCACTCCTGGTCATGAGCTTCTGTTACACATGCATCATCCAGACGCTCTGCCAGGCTCGTAGCTTTGAGCGGAACAAGGCCATCAAGGTGATTCTTACCGTTGTAGTTGTCTTCATGGTCTCCCAGGTGCCTTACAACATTTTCCTCTTCTGGACCACGGTCATCATAGGAACCGGAGGAACAGCAAACTGCAAATACGACAACAGTCTCCTGTTGGCCACTGACATCACACAGTATGTGGCCTTTCTGAGGTGCTGCCTAAACCCCTTTGTCTACGCCTTCATCGGCGTTAAGTTCCGTCATGACGTACTGAAGCTGCTGAAGGACTTTGGCTGCATGAGCCAGGAGAGGTTCTACAGATACACCTGCGGTCGGAGAAGGAGCTCAGCAGGCTTTGACACTGAGACCACCACCTCCTTTGCTCCTAAAGGTGTcaacttctcattcaaagaactTGCAATGGAATAA
- the ccr7 gene encoding C-C chemokine receptor type 7 isoform X2 has translation MPFFYTIICLLGVAGNLLVIATVFYFKRLKNMTDVYLLNLSFADLLFALSLPFWVANSMAEWMLGLFVCKAMHTVYKVSFYSSMFLLSLISIDRYFAIAKAISTHGLRSKAVFLSKLSSTAAWVLALICSLPEMLYTNISNNTCSPFSTNNNQLRVGFQASQIVLGFFVPLLVMSFCYTCIIQTLCQARSFERNKAIKVILTVVVVFMVSQVPYNIFLFWTTVIIGTGGTANCKYDNSLLLATDITQYVAFLRCCLNPFVYAFIGVKFRHDVLKLLKDFGCMSQERFYRYTCGRRRSSAGFDTETTTSFAPKGVNFSFKELAME, from the coding sequence ATGCCTTTCTTCTACACCATTATCTGCTTGCTGGGGGTGGCTGGAAACCTGCTAGTCATTGCCACCGTCTTCTACTTCAAGCGCCTCAAGAACATGACGGATGTGTACCTGCTCAACTTGTCCTTTGCTGACTTGCTCTTTGCTCTCTCGCTCCCCTTCTGGGTGGCCAACTCTATGGCGGAGTGGATGCTGGGGCTGTTTGTGTGCAAAGCCATGCACACCGTCTACAAGGTCAGCTTCTACAGCAGCATGTTCCTCCTCTCGCTCATCAGCATCGACCGCTACTTTGCCATCGCCAAGGCCATCTCCACCCACGGCCTTCGCTCAAAGGCTGTCTTTTTGAGCAAGTTGTCCTCCACTGCTGCTTGGGTGCTAGCGCTGATCTGCTCCCTGCCAGAAATGTTGTACACCAACATCAGCAACAACACCTGCTCTCCATTCTCCACCAACAACAACCAGCTACGAGTTGGCTTCCAGGCCAGCCAGATCGTGTTGGGTTTCTTTGTTCCACTCCTGGTCATGAGCTTCTGTTACACATGCATCATCCAGACGCTCTGCCAGGCTCGTAGCTTTGAGCGGAACAAGGCCATCAAGGTGATTCTTACCGTTGTAGTTGTCTTCATGGTCTCCCAGGTGCCTTACAACATTTTCCTCTTCTGGACCACGGTCATCATAGGAACCGGAGGAACAGCAAACTGCAAATACGACAACAGTCTCCTGTTGGCCACTGACATCACACAGTATGTGGCCTTTCTGAGGTGCTGCCTAAACCCCTTTGTCTACGCCTTCATCGGCGTTAAGTTCCGTCATGACGTACTGAAGCTGCTGAAGGACTTTGGCTGCATGAGCCAGGAGAGGTTCTACAGATACACCTGCGGTCGGAGAAGGAGCTCAGCAGGCTTTGACACTGAGACCACCACCTCCTTTGCTCCTAAAGGTGTcaacttctcattcaaagaactTGCAATGGAATAA